The following is a genomic window from Pyxidicoccus trucidator.
GCGCGGCCGAGCTCGACCGCCACGCGAACCAGTACGAGGGCAGGGGACACAATGGCTCTCATTGCTGCAATGGGCTGGATGCAATGGCCGAGGACTACCAGAAAGTGAAAGAGGGCGCCCTGTGTGTGATGTTCGGCTCTGTGCATGCGCCCACCACGTTCTGCGTGGACTGCGCGAGCGCGGTTCGCCGCAAGGACTTGAGTGCTGGATTCACTTTCGTCTGAGCCACGGAGAGGTGATGTCATGACCCGCAGGGACGACTTCTCTGACGTGGTGCTGGGCTCGCTGACGTCGAACGCGCAGTCCCCCCGGCCCCCTCACCCCGGCTTTCAAGGTGTCCTCCTGCGCGCGCCACGGCGGGTCGTGCTGCGCCCGGGGGCGGCAATCCCGGTCTGCGGGTTCTACCTGCTCCCCGCCGCGTCCCTCCTGCCGCCAGGCGATCCTCCCTCGGCCATACAGCTCATGGCGGTGGACGTGATGACCGGACTCGTGCTGTCCGCGCACCTGACGCCGCCGGACCCGATCGAGCCGCCGGACGAGGCGGATGCCGTGAGTCCGGCAGAGGTTGGCGACGCGCTGTGCGGAGGCTACTTCAATCCCAACCTGTTCGATTACCTCCCGCTCCCCTGGCGCCCCGCGAGCTATGAAGTCGTCGCGGAGCTCGCCGGCCGGAGGTCCAATGTGGTGCGTATCCGGCTGGAGGAGGAGCGCCGGGCCTGAGTGAAGGCGATGCGGTGGCGCGGCCGTGCCGCCCGTGAAGGCCGGCACGGCGTGGGCTCCGGGACTACTGGACGAGCACGCTCCAAGGCCAGCGCCTTCTTCATCCAGCTGCTGTGGCGACTGGCCCGCGAGTACCGGAGCGCTCGGCGTGTGCTACTTCCCCCAGGCCAACCGCATCGAGCGCGTGTGGTTGGACCTGCACGCCAACGTCACCCGCAACCACCGCTGCCGCGCCCTGAACGGGCTGATGGCACGGGTCCATGCCTACCTGGCTGCGCGCAACACCCAGCGCCATGCCAGTCCATGCCTGCGGCGAGCCGAGCTCAGGCGGGCCGCCTGAGCCCGTGCGAGAATCCCGATTCTTTGTTTTGTTCCTCCTCTGTGCGGAACAGCTCTGCGTAGAGATCAGCCACACGACCGCTGTCGCTGACAATGAACTTTGGAGTGGAGGGATTGACGCTGAGGAGGAGGCAGTGGCGGTGTGAGGATTGGTCGGCGAACCCGGATGATGAGCTCGCCTTCGCTGGACTCTGTGGCTTCGGTATCGTTCGATACTGTCCCCACACTGCGATTGAGGCGGACGGAGGGGTATCGCGGCAAATCGTGGAGCCTCAGGCTTCAGAGTTGCTCACGCAACAGGCGCGGCTCCGGGTTGCGGTGTTGGTTCAGCGTCTGGAGGTAGCGGTAGAGGCGGGCCACGCGGTCGCGCGCGACACGCAATTTATCTGGGGACGTCATCGGATTGACTTTGAGAATGCCCCTGCCGATCATGATGGCCGGGCGTGGAAGGGTTTCGCATTGTGCCCTTACAGAACCAGGACTGACAACACAGGGTCAGGAAGGCCCCACCGTAGGCCCCCAATACCGACAGCAGGTAGCGCGTAATACGCTGTGGGGTGCTGCCACTGTATATCATGCAGCGTCAGCGCTCGTCAGCGCGAAGCCTGAGGGCCGTGCGAAGCCCATCCGTCTTATCAGTACTTTCAGGAGAACCATGGACACGTCCAAATCGAGTGCAGCCGAACTGCCAGCGGGGCTTATCTCCGCCATCCAGGCAGGAAACTGCATTGCCTTCGTTGGCGCAGGCTTCAGCATCCCAGCAAAGCTGCCGAGCTGGTCTGAACTCCTGAACGACCTTTCCCAGCATGTCGGTGCGGGGCTGCGCAAACACCTGAAACTGCTCCTTGAGAAGAAGGATGGCGGCGCTTCCTTGGAGGAAGCGGCACAGGCTATCGAGGATGAACTCGGCCAGAACAAGCTGGCCAAGCGCCTGAAGGCGCGGCTGACCACCCGCGAGCTTCCGCTGGAGATGGCAGAACGTATACGCCTTCTACAGGGCATCCCTTTTCGCGCAATACTTACCACGAATTTCGACATGCTGCTCGAAGGCGAGACACCAAGTCCCCCTGCCTACCGAAAGATCATGCGGGCGCCGCGCCCAAGGTGGTGGGACGAGGGATTCTGGGACCAGAAGGCGTGTTTCCCTCCAGTGCTAAAGATCCATGGCGACGTTCGAGATGCGGACACCGTCGTCTTCACCCGACGAGGGTACCGCCAGCGCCTGCACAACGACCCACATTTTACGAGATTTCTGAGCTCTCTATTCACACAGCACACAGTGCTGTACCTCGGTTTTTCCTTCAGCGATGCGTACCTAAATGAACTGCGCTCTGGAGCGCTCTCGCTGCTCGGGGAAGGTGGCGGAGATAGTCCAATCGCATACGCCATTGCGAACGACATTCCACCTCGCTCATGCCGCCACCTCATGCGCCACGAGGGCATCCATGCTCTCTCATACTCGAGCAACGGCCACAAAGACTTCTCAGGCTTTGATGCTCTCCTGCGCGACCTCCATGAAGCGACGAACCCCCTCCTCCATTTCGGCCGGCGTCTGAAAGGACGAAGACTTCTCTGGCTCGACAAAGCTCCTGAGAACAACGCTCTGGTCGAGCGGTTCTTCTTGCAGGCGAAACGAGAGGCTCATTTACCACTCGGCACGCTACAAGTTACGCATGTGCGGAGTGTAGAGAAGGCAATCGCCGCGCTGCGCTCCGAGAAAATGAAGAACGAGCAATTCGATCTTGTCATCTCCCACTTCGGGCAAGAGCTTAAAGGCCTGACCGTTGCTGAACGGTTGCTCGAAGCAATGCGACACCAAGACCTTCGCAGCCCTGTCCTCATCTTCTCCAAAAATGATGACGCGTCAGAGCGTCGGCGTCGCGCGCTTGCCCTTGGCGCCCATGAATACTGTTGGTCCTTCGGGGGGCTATTACGAGCAATCGAGCGCGTGCTGGGACCAGGGGTCGAACACGAACCATAGGTGCGCGGTAGGGACGGCCCTTGATAGGCCGCCCCCACGGATCCCAGCAAGCACTGCTAACACACCGAGCTCTTGTCTTGGGTCCTGATGTGGAGTCACTCGATGGGCCAGGGATGCAGAGCCCGTGTGCAAGCGTAGTTGTCGCCCGGACCACGAGGTCGGAAGAAGCACCCAGGAGCGTGAAGTGCAGAGAGGGCGTCCTGCCTGGGGTTTCTTATCGCCGTGTCCACGGGGGCAATTCCCGCCGCCACCATCCAACGAAGGCTTCACTTCCCGCGGCCACCGGATCAGGATGAGGGAGGATGTCTCACCGCGCCGCCCTCCGACCCCGCTGTCACCGTTGCAACCTCCCGTCACACCTCTGCCTGTGTGCGGAGATCCCCCGGGTGGAGACGCGCACCCGGTTCCTCCTGCTCCAGCATGTGATGGAGGCCGGGAAGAAGAGCAACACGGGGCGGGTCGCCGCGCTGGCCCTCGTGAATGGCAGGTTGCTCCTCCACGGAGCACCCACCGAGTCCTACGACACCGCGCTGCTCTCCGAGCCCGGCACCTGGCTGCTCTTCCCCGATGGCCCGTCCGCGCCGCCGGACGCTCCCGCGCCGAGGCAGGTGGTGGTGCTGGACGGAAGCTGGTCCCAGGCACGGCGGATGACCCAACGGCTCCCCGCGCTGCGGGCGCTGCCCCGACTGGTGCTGCCGCCGCCCGAGCCCGGGATGCTCCGGCTCCGCGAGCCCTCGCACCCGTCAGGGATGTCCACCCTGGATGCGGTCGCCCGCGCGGTGGCGATGCTCGAGGGGCCGGAGGCGGCCGCGCCGCTGGAGCGGCTGGCCGCGCTTCGGGTGCAGCGAATCGCCGAGTGCGGGACGCTGAACTGAGCCTCCCGTCGAGCTGGAGCGCCGCGCCCAGCGAGCTCGCCTCCTCTGCATCCACCGTGTCCCTTCCATAGGGAAGTCGTCCTCGGCCTCCGGGTGTTTCATCCTCCCGGGCGGAAGGCCCTGCCGAGGTTAGACTTCCCGAATGAACTCCAGCCCATCCAGCCGAGCGTCCATCGTCGTGGCGGAGCTGGGGCCCACGAACACGGGGAAGACCCACCGTGCCATCGAGCGGATGCTCGAGCACGACACGGGCATGATGGGCCTGCCGCTGCGCCTGCTTGCTCGCGAGGTGTACGACCGGGTGACCGCTCGGGTGGGCGAGGGGCGGGTGGCCTTGATGACGGGCGAGGAGAAGCGCCTGCCGCCACGTCCCGACTATTGGATCTGCACGGTCGAGGCGATGCCGACCGACCATCCTGTCGACTTCCTCGCCGTCGATGAAATCCAGCTCGCCGCCCACCGCGAGCGCGGGCACGTCTTCACCGACCGGCTGCTCCATGCGCGGGGGCGCAGGGAGACCTGGTTCCTCGGCGCGGACACGATGCGGCCGATGGTCCAGACGCTCATCCCCCATGCTTCGGTGAAGCGCGCCAACCGCCTGTCCCAGCTTCGCTACTCCGGGCGCCGCTCCCTGAAGAGCCTTCCCCCGCGCTCGGCCGTGGTCGCGTTCTCCGCGGACCGCGTGTACGAGCTCGCCGAATCGCTGCGCCGCCTCCGTGGAGGGGTGGCCGTGGTGATGGGAGCGCTCTCCCCGAGGACGCGGAATGCCCAGGTGGCGATGTACCAGTCCGGGGAGGTCCAGTACCTCGTGGCCACCGATGCCATTGGCATGGGTCTGAATCTCGACCTCAACCACGTGGCCTTCGCGGCGCTCTCCAAGTACGACGGCGCTGAGCAGCGAGACCTCTACACGGACGAAATGGCCCAGATCGCGGGCCGCGCGGGGCGCCACCTGAATGACGGGAGCTTCGGCACCCTGAACACGCTGCCCGAGCTGTCTCCGCGCGTGGTCTCGGCCATCGAGTCACACCGGTTCCCGGCGGTGCGCAGTCTCATCTGGCGCAATGCCGCGCTCGACTTCTCCAGCCCGGAGTCTCTGCTGGACTCGCTGTCGCGAGCCCCGGGCCACAACGCCTTCGTCCGGGTGGAGCGGGCGGATGACTTCGATGCGCTTCGGGAGCTCTCGCACACTCCCGCCATCCGAGACGTCGCCACCACCCGGCCCATGGTCGAGCTGCTGTGGCAGGTCTGCCAGATTCCGGATTTCCGCAAGGGGCTCTTCGGTCAGCACGTCTCGCTGTTGCGAGAGACGTTCCTCCAGCTCACCGCGGGGGATGGGAGGCTGGAGCCGGACTGGCTGGCCAGGCAGGTGTCGCCGCTCGACGATGTCTCCGGAGACATCCACACCCTGATGGATCGGCTGGCCGCCATCCGCATCTGGACGTACATCAGTCATCGCGCGAGCTGGCTCCACGACGCCGAGCACTGGCAGGAGCGCACCCGCCGCATCGAGGACGCGCTGGGCGACGCCCTGCATGAGCGGCTCGTGGAGCGCTTCGTGCAGCGGGCCGCCCGGAGGAGTGCCCGCCGGTTCGTGAGAGCCGCCGCACACCCTCCGCCCGGGTCGGACAGCCCCTTCGCCAGGCTGGGGCTGCTGCTGGGTGAGGTGTCGGGGGCTGACGGCGCCGCGATGACCGAGGAGCAGTTCGTCCAGCGGGTGGTCGATGCGACGCATGACGCCTTCGAGGTGGATGCAACAGGAAGCGTCTCATTCGAAGGGCAGCCGCTGGCCCGGCTGGTTCGCGGCAAGGACCGGCGCTCACCGCAGCTTGCGCTCGCGGAGCCGGAGGTCTGGACCGGAGGCGCGCGGCAGCGACTGGAGCGCCGGCTGTTGGCGCTGGCGCGGGACCTCGTCACCGAGGCCATGGGAGGCTTTCCCGCCGAGGCCCTGGCAGGAGCGGGGCGCTCCGCGGCGACGCGGGGCCTTGCCTACCGTCTGGCCGAGGGGCTGGGAGTGATTTCCCAGGGCGAGGCGCGCGAGCAGTGGCGGCTCCTGGACGATGAGGCACGGGAGCGCCTGAGGGCGCTGGGCGTCCGTGAGGGACAGCGCTTCCTCTACGTCGCCGAGGCGCTCGCGCCGCACGCGCTCGAGCGGCGATGCATGCTGACGGCGCTGTTCCAGCAGAGTCCCTCACCCAGGGGCGTTCCACGAGATCCAACGCTCGACGTCGCGGAGCGTGGCGGCCGGAGCGCGCGCGCCTTCGGCTATGAGGTGCTCGGTCCCGTGGCGTTGCGGATTGACGTCGTCGAGCGGCTCTGTGAAGCGCTGCGCCACCCGCAGGGAGCCCGGCAGGTGCACCTGCTCATGCAGGAGCTGGGGCTGGAGAGTGGAGCGCGCGCGCGGGTGCTGCGAGAGCTCGGAGGCCCGTCCGGGGGCGCTCCGTCGAAGCGGCGGCGGCGACGGCGGGGTGGCAGAGCGCCGGGGACGGCACCTGACAAGAGTGGCGCCCACGGGCCACCGGCTCACGCCGGCGCGCACCCGCAGCCTCGGAGAAGCGGGGCCGGGGAGGGGCGTACCGGGGGCGGGCCGAAGCCCGATTGAAGGGGCCTGGGTTGGGGCAGGCAAGGCGCTGCCCTGGAGGACTCAGCTCTCCTCGACGATCTTCCGGGCCTCCAGCTCCAGGACGTGGGCCTGCAGCTCGTGCAGCAGCTCGGAGAGGCGCGTGCCGCACGCCCCGCTGCGCTCGGGGTCCGGCGAGCCGATGCCATCGGCGAGCTCGCGCCACCTCACGTCCTTCAGCAGGTGCTGTCGCAGCGCGGCGCTGACCACGTCCGCCCAGGTGGGCTGGCTGTACGTGAAGTTCAGCGCCAGCGTGTCCTCCGAGGCCTCGGTGGAGTGCCAGTAGCCTCGCGGCACGAAGAGGACCGAGCCGGGCTCGAGCGTGATGACCTCGGCGCCCTCGGGCATCTGCTCAGGCAGCTCCTGCTCCAGGTAGCTGGCCAGCTCGGGGGAGGGCGGGCCCATGTTCATCGCCCAGCGGTCCGTGGGGAGGGGCAGCTGCGTGTTGGGCGCGAGCGTCCAGCGCTTGGTGCCGCGCACCTGCACGACGATGTTCGCGTTCGCGTCGAAGTGGGGGCTGTTGCCGCCACCCGACGGCGAGGCATAGAAGATGGCTCGTGCGACAGCGTTGCGCGCAAGGCCCAGCTCGAAGGCCAGCATGTGCAGCCACTGCTCGACCAGCGGGAGGAAGCGCTCCGCCGAGTCGAGGATGAGCGCCATGCCGCTGCGGTACAGCGCCCCGGCGGTCTGCGCTTCCACCCGGATGACACTGTGCTCATCTCGCCGGTCCGGCAGCGCGACCATCACCGGGCCGCGGTAGGTGTGCAGCAGCCGCTCGAGGTCATGGAGCTCGGGAAGCTGCGCGAGTTCCCCGAGTCGTTCGAGCGGGCCGTGGCAGACCAGGTGCCGCCTGGGCCAGTACTCCGCCAGGAACTCGCGGGGCGGGTGCGGCGTGAAGAGCTGTTCGAGGAAGGGATGCTCCGACGACTCCAAAGCCATGCGAGACGCTAACACGCGAGCCAATCAGCGGGCGTAGACTGAAGCGAGCGGAGGGTAGGTGGGAACAGCCGTGGGACAGCACCTGGAAGGCGCCCTGTGCGGCCAACACGTGAAGGCCATGGCCGTGGGCGTGTGTGCTCGCTGCGGCACGTTCACCTGCCTGGAGTGCGTGTGCAGCGTGGCGGGCGCGGTGTGGTGCGCGGCGTGCGCCCGGCGCCCCGTGGAGGCCCGGGAGGACTCGCAGGTGGGCGTGGAGCTGGCGCGGCTGCTCTCCTTGCTCGCGTGGTTCCTCCCACCCCTCGCGCTGGTGGCGCTCGCGGTGGGGTGGCATCAGCGGCGGCGGCTCCAGCGCGGCGAGCTGGCGTGGTCCGCGGGCTGGCACCTGCGCCAGTCCCTACGCCAGGCCCTGGTGGTGCTCGCCGTGTGGGGTCTCATCCTCGGCGGCGTCGTCACACTCTTCCTGCTCTCAGGCGGCGCGAGCGACTGAGAGTCCCCGGCGCTCCATGAAGGTGCGCAGCTCCGGCCATTGGGCGGTGAGCGCCTCGAAGTCGCCCGGCCGCACCGGCTGCGCGGCGGCCAGTGCGTCCTGGATGGCCGCCGCGTGGGCGGACGCATCCTGCGCGTCCAGCGCGAAGGCCTTGAGCAGCTTGAGCCTGCGCACGTCCCGGCCTCCCGACGCATCCGCCTCGGCCCACCGCGCGTCGACAGTCTTTACCGCCACCGGGTAGTGGCCCTCGCGGCACAGGATTACGACCTCCGGGAGCAGCGCGTACATGGGCGGCGTGTCGCCCAGTCGCTTGCGCCCCTCCTCCAGCCAGGCCCTCGCGGAGGCCGTGTCGCCCAGGACCGCGCCACACGTGGCGATGAGGTTGGGCATCCACCGGTGCGCGGCGGGTATCCCCCACTTCAGGTTGCGAGCCCGCTCCGTCGTGCCGAAGAGCTCGAGCGCGCGGCCCGGCTCTCCCAGCGCGAGGATGCACTGTCCCAGCATCGCGACGGAGACCGAGCGCTGCACTCCATTGGTGCTGCGCCGCGCGGCTTCCTCGAAGCAGCCCGCTGCCTCCCGCTCGTTCCCCGCGCCGTAGAAGGAGATGCCCCGGTTGTAGAGCGTGGACCACCGGCGGAGCCGCAGGAAGAAGAAGCCGAACAACCCCAGGAACGTCACTGCGGCCAAGGGGATGTAGAAGCCCGGAGTGAGGCGCTCCCGGAGCGCTTCATTGCCCTGGGAGAAGAGGTTGTAGAAGAACACGAAGAGCACGACCAGGATGACCCACCCGGCGACCTTCTTCAGCGGCGAGGAGGCGAAGGGCCTGAGGTGGCGCTCCTTCGGAAGTGGCAGCTCGGTCATGCGGCGCTCCGGCAAGGCGGGGACGGCCCTCTCGTAGCGCGTGCGACTCCCTGGAGTCCAGCCGCACTGCGTGCGTCGAGCCACCCCTCCGCGACAGACGCGGAGGGGCGGTCCGACACGCGGGCGGTGACTACTTCCCGCCGTTCGCCGTCACGTCGGTGAGCGTCGTCGTCTTGGCGTTGGTCTCGACGAGGATGCGGTCGAAGTTCAGGTAGGGGTAGCTGCCGCCCGGGACGATGTCCTCGGTCAGCACCACCGTGTCACCCTCGACAGTCTCACCGTCGGCCAGCCCCTGCGTCAGCGCGAAGCTCGCCCGCTGCACCTGCAGGGTCCAGCGGCAGGCGCCGTTCTCGTCCACGCGGTCGAACGTCCGTCGGCACGGGATGGAGCAGTAGCCGCAGAGGTAGTTGCCCTGCTGGCGGCACTGCTGCATGCACTGGTTGTAGGGCAGGTTCGTGCAGCCCGGCGAGGTGGTGCCGCCGATGACCGGACCATAGCTGATGAACGCCACCCGGCCGCTCCGCACGTTGCTGACGGAGCCCACGAGCCGGCCGTTGGAGAACACCTCCGCCGTATAGGTGGACGTCTCCTGCGTGGCCGCCGTGAAGGTCGCCGCGAAGGACGTCCTGCCGCCCTCCGTCGCGATGGTGGCGGTGCTGGCCGCCGCGCCTTCCGACTCACCCGTGAGCACGGTCTGCTCCACGGCCCGGCCAGAGGGCTCACTGCGGAAGCCCGCGCTCCAGAAGGTGGAGCCCTCGGTGGAGATGGCCACGCCGTCCCGCTCGGACGCGTCCGGGGATACGACGTGCAGCTCCTTGCCCTCCACGGCGAGCTGCGCGCTGCCCAGGCCGCAGTGCTTCAGTCCGGAGAAGGTCACGCAGTCCTCCGCGTGGGCCTGCGTGAGCGGGAGGGCGAGGGTGAGCAGGGTGGCGAGGCCCGCGGGGGCCAGACGGTGGAACAGACGCATGGGGGGAACTCCAGATGCCTCCCGGGGGAAATCCCCGGCGGGCATGCGGCCGCTGTTCATGTGTCGTGCCAGGAATTCCCTGCGCACGGCTCCGAGGGAGACGAGCCCAGGCGCCAAAAGGTTTGTAGCCAAATCAGTTACACGGCCCGGGCGTCAGAGCGACCGCAGGAAGCTCACGAGCGCATCCCGGTCCGCGCGCTCCAGATGGGTGAAGCGCTCCTGGGCGCCCGCGGCCTCACCGCCGTGCCAGAGGATGGCTTCCTCGAAGCTGCGCGCGCGGCCGTCGTGGAGCATCCGCACCTGGCGGTTGACGGCCTCCAGCAGCCCCAGGCCCCACAGCGGAGGTGTCCGCCACTCGGAGCCGGTGGCCTCGGCGTCGGGCCTGCCGTCCGCGAGGCCCTCGCCCATGTCGTGCAACAGTAAATCGGTATACGGCTGGAGGTCCTGCTGGGACAGCTCCGGCAGGTCGGCCACGTCGCCGGTGCGCAGGGCTGGGTGGTGGCAGGTGGCGCAGCCCACCTGCTGGAACAGCGCCTGTCCGCGCAGCACCGTGGGGTCTTCCACGTCCCGGCGCGCGGGCACCGCCAGCAGGCGCAGGTAGAGCGTCACTCCGTCCAGCTGCGCGTCGTCCAGCGCGGGCTTCGCGGAGGGCGCCCGCGAGCGGCAGCGGGGTTGCTTCGCGGTGCAGGTGGGCTCCGGGTAGAGGGGCGACGTCAGGCCCAGGTCCTCCGAGAAGGCCCGGGCCGTCTGCTGCTTCACCGAGGGCTGGTTGGCCTTCCAGCCAAAGCGCCCCAGACGCGGCGTGCCCGTGAGTGCGTCCGGGACGCGGTTGGGGCGGCCCGAGACTCCATCCCCGTCGCGGTCATCGGGGTCCGCCAGCGCCAGCAGGGCCTCGTCGGGAACCGCCTCCAGCAGCCCCAGTCCGAACACGGGCGAGGAGATGCGCGCGGAGCGCTGCGTGTGGGGCGACAGCTTGCCGTAGCCCAGCCGGGTCAGCCGGACGTCGGGCCTGCGCAGGGCGTAGGCGGTGCCATCCGGGTAGCTGCCAGAGAGCTCCGCATAGGTGACTTCCAGCGCGCCCTCCGCGGGCACGCCGGGCACGGCGCGGTCGTTGATCTGGCCTCCGTAGGTCGGCTCGGGCAGGCCCGCCGGGCTCCGGCGGGAAGGCACGCTCAGCCGCACGAGCAGCGGCGCCTCCGTGCCCAGGTCCGGAAGGGGCCGCCCCCGGCCGTCCTTGAAATGACAGTCATTGCACCGGACCGCGTTCGACAGAGGGCCAGCGAGTCCGCCCGGCGCCCGGCTCCAGTCCTTCATGAACAGCGCCTTGCCCGCGGCCATCGTCATCCAGCGGCGGGGCTCCATGTTGGCCAGGGCCCGGCCGAAGGCGTTGTGCGAGGTATCGAAGACGGTCGTCTGTCCCCCTGAGCGTGACGCGGCCGGACGTGGGGCCTTCTCCGGAGGCGGGACGGTCGGTGAGGCCGTGGCCTCCAGGGCCTGCGCCCCCGGAGTGGACGGAGGCGCGGCGGCCGACAGCAGCAGGCACAGGGCGGCTCCAAGCGACGGCATCCACCAGCGGAATCGGGAAGAGGGCATGGGTCTGCCACGCGCATTTCATACTGCGTGCCAGGGCCTTGCCCGCGGTGCCACGGGGGTGTCCCCAGGTGCCGCCGCCGACGTCGCGGTGCGTGTGACACGGAATGTCACGGCCCCCGGGGTCATGTTGCATCCCTGGCTACAAGGCGACTGAAGGCCTCGGCGGGTAGGGCGGGCCCCACTCCAGCTACTCATGCAATGCAATGGACGTGGGTCCAGGGTGGAGCGAGCGCAGGGACCGCTGCCTGCCCGGCGCAGGGGGCCGGGCCGACGCCGCCTCGTTCCGCCGGGTGACGCGCCCATGACATGGCCATGTCAAAAGCCCGGAGTGTCGTGACTCGCCGTCCCCACACCCCTCGGAGCCCGTCACCCATGGAACGGACCGCCCAGCACGCGGACAAGGAACTCCTCGCCCGGACACGTCCCTTCGCCGTCCAGGACACGGCGCGTGCGGGGTGGAACATCGCGGCGACCTTCGGTGCGCTGGTCGCCGCCGTGGCCATCGCCGCCGCCGCGCCGTGGTGGCCGCTGCGAGTCGTGGGCACCGTTGTCGAGGCGCTCGTCCTCGTCCGCGCGTTCATCCTCTTCCATGACTTCATGCATGGCGCACTGCTGCCCGGCTCGCGCGTGACGCGGCTGCTCTTCCACGTCCAGGGCATCCTGACGCTCACGCCCGCGCGCATCTGGAACGACACCCACAACCACCATCACGCCAACACCGCGCGCCTCGCCGCGTCCGCCGCGGGCACCTTCACGACCTGGACCACCGACACCTGGCACAAGGCCTCGCGCTGGCAGCGCCTGGCCTATGTCGTCGAGCGTCATCCGGTGACGTTCCTGACCGGCTACTTCACGGCCTTCCTGCTGAGCCTGTGCGTGGTTCCCTTCCTGCGGAATCCGCGCCGGTACTGGACGTCGGGGCTCGCGGTGCTCGTGCACGTCGCGCTGTCGGTGGCCGTCTGGAGCCTGTTCGGTCCGGGCGTCTACTTCTCCGCGCTCCTCGGTCCCCTGGTCGTGGCCTACGCCCTGGGCGTCTATCTCTTCTATTCGCAGCACAACTTCCCGGACGTGGAGATCCGCTCGGAAGAGCGGTGGACGCACGCGGGCTCGGCGCTGGAGGCCTCCAGCTACCTGGACTGCGGGCCCGTCCTGGCGTGGTTCACCGGCAACATCGGCTACCACCACGTCCACCACCTGAACCCGCGCATCCCGTTCTACCGGCTGCCCGAGGCGATGGCCGCCATCCCGGAGCTGCAAGGGCCCCACGTCACGACGCTGCGCCTGCGCGACATGCTCGCGTGCCTGCGTCAGAACCTGTGGGATCCGGAGCAGGGGCGGATGGTGCGCTACCCCGGGGCCTGAGGCTCGCGCGCCGGGGAGCGTCCCGGCTACGCTTCGCGTGCCATGCGCTTCCGACGGTCCGCTCCCGTACTGTCCGCTGTCTCCGCGCTGCTCCTCGTCGCCTGCGCGCATGACCCTCCGAGCCCCGTCTGCGTTCTCGTGAGGGACCACAACGAGCAGTGCGCCCAGAAGCTCGCGGAGGGTGACCTGGAGCGCGCGGAGACGTACTGCGACCTGGGCCTGGAGTTCTCTCCCCAGTCCGCGGACCTGTGGGCCAACAAGGGCCTCATCGCGCTCTACCGGGGCGACACCGCGAAGGCGAAGGAACGCCTCCTCTGGGCGCTCCAGTACAACCCGGACCACCGGGAGGCGCAGGTGCACCTGGGCTCCGCCTACCTGGAAGAAGGGGCCTACGCACAGGCGCGGGAGCGCTTCGTTCAGGCCCTGAAGGGCGACCCGAAGTTCGTCCCCGCGAGGTACGCCCTGGGCCTTGCGCTCGTGAAGCTGGGCAGGCGGGCGGAGGCCCGGACGGAGCTCGACGCCGTGCTGGCCGCCGACCCCGGCCATGTCGACGCGCACCACACCCTGGGCATCCTGGACTACGAGGAGGAGAGGCTGGAGGGCGCCTTCCAGCACCTCTCCAGGGTGGCCCAGCTCACGCCGGAGGCACCTGTCGTCTGGATGGAGCTGGGCACCGTGCTGATGGCACAGCGCCGCTTCAGTGAGGCGGAAGTGGCCTTCGGCCACTGCGTGCTGCTGGAGGAGGCGCATGCCGACTGCCGGAAGGGGCTGGCGCGGGCCCGGCACG
Proteins encoded in this region:
- a CDS encoding SIR2 family protein codes for the protein MDTSKSSAAELPAGLISAIQAGNCIAFVGAGFSIPAKLPSWSELLNDLSQHVGAGLRKHLKLLLEKKDGGASLEEAAQAIEDELGQNKLAKRLKARLTTRELPLEMAERIRLLQGIPFRAILTTNFDMLLEGETPSPPAYRKIMRAPRPRWWDEGFWDQKACFPPVLKIHGDVRDADTVVFTRRGYRQRLHNDPHFTRFLSSLFTQHTVLYLGFSFSDAYLNELRSGALSLLGEGGGDSPIAYAIANDIPPRSCRHLMRHEGIHALSYSSNGHKDFSGFDALLRDLHEATNPLLHFGRRLKGRRLLWLDKAPENNALVERFFLQAKREAHLPLGTLQVTHVRSVEKAIAALRSEKMKNEQFDLVISHFGQELKGLTVAERLLEAMRHQDLRSPVLIFSKNDDASERRRRALALGAHEYCWSFGGLLRAIERVLGPGVEHEP
- a CDS encoding tRNA-uridine aminocarboxypropyltransferase; amino-acid sequence: MSHRAALRPRCHRCNLPSHLCLCAEIPRVETRTRFLLLQHVMEAGKKSNTGRVAALALVNGRLLLHGAPTESYDTALLSEPGTWLLFPDGPSAPPDAPAPRQVVVLDGSWSQARRMTQRLPALRALPRLVLPPPEPGMLRLREPSHPSGMSTLDAVARAVAMLEGPEAAAPLERLAALRVQRIAECGTLN
- a CDS encoding helicase-related protein, whose translation is MNSSPSSRASIVVAELGPTNTGKTHRAIERMLEHDTGMMGLPLRLLAREVYDRVTARVGEGRVALMTGEEKRLPPRPDYWICTVEAMPTDHPVDFLAVDEIQLAAHRERGHVFTDRLLHARGRRETWFLGADTMRPMVQTLIPHASVKRANRLSQLRYSGRRSLKSLPPRSAVVAFSADRVYELAESLRRLRGGVAVVMGALSPRTRNAQVAMYQSGEVQYLVATDAIGMGLNLDLNHVAFAALSKYDGAEQRDLYTDEMAQIAGRAGRHLNDGSFGTLNTLPELSPRVVSAIESHRFPAVRSLIWRNAALDFSSPESLLDSLSRAPGHNAFVRVERADDFDALRELSHTPAIRDVATTRPMVELLWQVCQIPDFRKGLFGQHVSLLRETFLQLTAGDGRLEPDWLARQVSPLDDVSGDIHTLMDRLAAIRIWTYISHRASWLHDAEHWQERTRRIEDALGDALHERLVERFVQRAARRSARRFVRAAAHPPPGSDSPFARLGLLLGEVSGADGAAMTEEQFVQRVVDATHDAFEVDATGSVSFEGQPLARLVRGKDRRSPQLALAEPEVWTGGARQRLERRLLALARDLVTEAMGGFPAEALAGAGRSAATRGLAYRLAEGLGVISQGEAREQWRLLDDEARERLRALGVREGQRFLYVAEALAPHALERRCMLTALFQQSPSPRGVPRDPTLDVAERGGRSARAFGYEVLGPVALRIDVVERLCEALRHPQGARQVHLLMQELGLESGARARVLRELGGPSGGAPSKRRRRRRGGRAPGTAPDKSGAHGPPAHAGAHPQPRRSGAGEGRTGGGPKPD
- a CDS encoding JmjC domain-containing protein; this encodes MALESSEHPFLEQLFTPHPPREFLAEYWPRRHLVCHGPLERLGELAQLPELHDLERLLHTYRGPVMVALPDRRDEHSVIRVEAQTAGALYRSGMALILDSAERFLPLVEQWLHMLAFELGLARNAVARAIFYASPSGGGNSPHFDANANIVVQVRGTKRWTLAPNTQLPLPTDRWAMNMGPPSPELASYLEQELPEQMPEGAEVITLEPGSVLFVPRGYWHSTEASEDTLALNFTYSQPTWADVVSAALRQHLLKDVRWRELADGIGSPDPERSGACGTRLSELLHELQAHVLELEARKIVEES
- a CDS encoding di-heme oxidoredictase family protein, with the protein product MPSSRFRWWMPSLGAALCLLLSAAAPPSTPGAQALEATASPTVPPPEKAPRPAASRSGGQTTVFDTSHNAFGRALANMEPRRWMTMAAGKALFMKDWSRAPGGLAGPLSNAVRCNDCHFKDGRGRPLPDLGTEAPLLVRLSVPSRRSPAGLPEPTYGGQINDRAVPGVPAEGALEVTYAELSGSYPDGTAYALRRPDVRLTRLGYGKLSPHTQRSARISSPVFGLGLLEAVPDEALLALADPDDRDGDGVSGRPNRVPDALTGTPRLGRFGWKANQPSVKQQTARAFSEDLGLTSPLYPEPTCTAKQPRCRSRAPSAKPALDDAQLDGVTLYLRLLAVPARRDVEDPTVLRGQALFQQVGCATCHHPALRTGDVADLPELSQQDLQPYTDLLLHDMGEGLADGRPDAEATGSEWRTPPLWGLGLLEAVNRQVRMLHDGRARSFEEAILWHGGEAAGAQERFTHLERADRDALVSFLRSL